actcctgagtcccagtccactgCACTATCCACCAGGCAACGACACTACCAGaagagattatttttatttatttgtattgcagtagcacctaggaggcCCAGTTTTTGGCCAGGACcctaatcacagaatcatagaaccggaggtctggaagagaccttgagaggtcatctagtcctgtcccctgcactcatggcagggctaaggatTATCTAGATCATTCCTGAAGGGTCTTTGTCTAACATGCTCgtaaaaatccccaatggtggagattccacagcctcccaaggcaatttattccagtgcttaaccaccctgacagttaggaagtttttcctaatgtccagtctaAACCCCCCTTGCtgaagtttaagcccattgcttcttgtcctatcctcagaagttaagaacaatttttctccctccttcttgtagcaaccttttattgcacttgaaaactgttatgtcccttctcagtcttctcttctcccaactaaacaaaccccattttttcagAAGTCATGTCAGAGTCTAGAAAACAAGTTCCCTGcccgcccctcttcctggggcccacgGGTTGCCCCAATAAAGCTCAGAGAGGCTTCTAGTTCTGCAGCACccatggctttatttacacaatgTTCTCCCACCACCACTGTTATGCTATGTGCAGAGCTTGCAGGCCTGATAACCTCCTCTCCTAAACAACATCTGCCCACtgcctggagactgaccttccccctAGCCATTCTCCCCCCACTGACTGctagccagccagcctttatagcccttgaatcctcaggcccacaggtgcagcccgTTCTAACGGCCAGGCACCAGGCTTCTCCTCAGCCCCAATCTATcccccctgattggggctggctgagcaagggctaattaggtgcctttgcaccagcaccctgctacaaaggcccttaatcatttttgttgctcttctctggactttctccaatttgtccacatctttcctgaaatgtggcacccagaactggacacaatgtgctaggcgctgtacaaagacAAAACACAGgaacggtccctgccccagggagtttacaatctaagtaatgTCTAATCGTTCACAAGTCCCCAGTGAGGAGTATCCAGTGCTGGGTGTGGCTTTCCCCTCATTACACCAATTTTACCCCAGAGTAACTctttctgacttcagtggaatcattCCTGATTTATAGTAGTGCCAGGAGAATCCAGGTCCCCGTCTATGAAGGAATACAATTTATTTCATTTAACAAcatccctcccctgctgcagagagATGGCTTGTGGTTTCTGATGGGTTCATTTCCGCGTTGATATTAAAATGCTCTATAAAATAAAACAGTAAATTAAATCAGAGTCTTTTTTATGAACAAGGCTATTTGCCAAGTGACTGCTAATTTCTTCTGCATCGCGAATGGTAGGAAGGGCGCGCCAGATTGCTTACCGCCTAACTAGTTTAAAGAATATTGTTTTATAAATCCAATTTGATTAAGTGGCAGGCGAGCAACTGGCTCAATAAGCATGTGTTAGTTGCAGTCACTGATCACATATATGTCTCAGTCACAGGGCCACGGAACACACTGGGTTAAAGCAGAGAACTCACTACAAGGTATGAAAACACACATGTGCTCTGAGGCTCCAGGAGCTGATCCTGCTCCCTTGCCGACCTTGATGGGTCTGATTCGTAGTTACTCAGGACCTGTGCTTGGGTtaggaatggagagaggtaagtgAAGCCACCTTTGCCGTCCCCATATCGTGAGGctctccaaagccctgcttggcCCTGGGGGTGAATTAGTAAGTGTACACCATGAGGCACAATGTTAGTGTCCAGGGATGTAATATTCCCTGTCATGCAAAGCAACTTCCTTTTGTTCTCCCGGTTAGTAACTCTTTACTGCCTTCCTGTATCTAACAGCACCTGTTGTGTTAGTGATCAGTCTGTGTGTGATGGGAAGTCTGCACTGGGAGACTAGAGGGACACCGTGGGCAGGGAGGCAAAGAAAACAGCTGGTGACTGGCTTCAGATGCCCGGTAGAATGGCTGCCAGCGGAGAATTCATGGGAAAACAAGCCATGACATCTTGCATGTGTTCGATGTTGTTTCATGTACCACGTGCTGGATAATAACGAGAGAGGGCTCCATGTTCCTAAAACTAATCTGACTCTTTATGAACTATTTACATAGATGATGCAACTGCAGCCAGCATTCCAGCCACGTGCACACAGACTGGCTTCGTGGTACCTCCTCCAAACTCacccctcctgcaacctgtgctcctccctccaagttccatgcaggttgctacagACATATATAGTAGAGTCAAGAGCAAGGCCGCAATCAGTGTATGAATGCAGGAAAGTGCTGCTGCCAAAAAACCCTTCCTGTTGCTCTGGGAATGTGTAATAACAGGAAGGAGAACCCCCACAGATGGGGGCACATCTGCCAGGTGTGCTGTAGCAAACAGAACAGTCAGTTATGCTTCTTCCGGGCTGGATCCTGTGTTTAAATTAGAAACAGGCCAGAAATGGAACACTCAGCTCCGGAGCTGGATTTCAGACATCCCAGATTTCAGGACCATGTAGGTCAGCTTGGGGTCAGCTTGGGTCCCTTCTCTACTGCCTCCAGGACCAGTCTGCCCAGATGGTGTTAGCAAACCCTTTGCTGGATAGTCACCTGAGTGATTTATCAGGAACAACCAGTTTGTAAAGCGACAGTTACATTTGGCCATTCAGTTGAATTGCTGGCCTTCTATTCCAGCCCCAGAGAGTGAGACATCCGTCAGGAACCAGTATGTGAGCCTACCATACAAATACCACATCACGTACTTCAAGGAGGATGGAAGGAGTTAGGCTGTTTCACTATAGATTTTACTTAAACTCTTCCCAGGCTAGTGATGCTGGAAATCATCCAACaaaagaaaaggcaaagaggAGACTCTGGCCAGGTGGGCTTCCCCACCTCTCATAAAGTCACTCCAGACCCATCCGTGGGGTAGGGTAGGATTCCTTTGGATAGTCTTTGAGCCCCCTAGTGGCCATTACCATGTTCTGTGCTTTTAGAAGCCTCTAGAAAGCAGCCCGCACGGCAGCAGATATGTAGCTAGGTCTGGCGTGTTCGTGTGTATTTAGCAAACATGGTTATTTGGGACCCAACTGCGGCCTTGTCATTTTCCATGTTATTTTTGCTATGTAACCAGCAAATAGGCACAACAATGGGCTAATCCCGTTCTTCCCAGTCCCTATGAACATTGCTTCTATGCAAAAGCAGCACCTCTACAACTGTTGTGCTCTGCTGAGGTTTGCAGCCATGCTTAATAAATCTTGCAGCATCCAAGGGGTTAAAGAACAGAAATCTTCCCCCCTGTTGCTGCTGAGAGCCTAAGGATATAGTAATAACATCTAATCCTGGGAGTTTTGGAACAAACATGCTATTATGTAAGGACAGGATGTCTCTAGTTCAAAGGAAACAGGCCTCAGGCAATTCTCCCTTCAGCAACTCtggattttttcctttttgagTCAGGGTGTCCATCACCCAGGCTTAATGGTCCTGCGCAAACTCTGGTGCTGCTGAATATCATGAGAAATATTAAATCAGCTCCTTTCACCCTGGCAGATCCTTCCCAATGTCCCTGAAAAGCATTTGGAAAATTCTTTACAAACTAGAGGCCTGATCCTTCATCTCTTATACACCCAAGTCCATGATCATGTCAAAGAATCACTTTACCCTATCACTGAAATGCACCCATCTCTGGAGTGGAACATAACTGCTCTTTAACATTGCACAGAAGCATTAAACAACAGTTAGGCCAGGAAGTGACAAATACCATAGCCAGCTGAGCCGGAGGGAGGTCTTTAGGGTGGCAGAATTTAAATACCCAAACAGGATGCTGGCATTAAAGTCCTTACTTGGGCGGAATGTGTCATGGAAACGTTAGTGACCACAAGCGGTCAGGATATAGATTTTACATTGCATACAGGAGACGGCATTTCCTGCAGCAGTGCCTCATACTGCCCTGCTGAGGTGCTATCCCAGTTTGATTCAGACAGAAGGGCATCCCCTGCCAGACTGAGAGAGTCACAGATTCTAAGACCAGCAGGAACTAGTGTGATTatgagtctgacctcctgtatagtcCAGGTCATGGAACTTGCCTGAAGTAACTCCTGTTTGAAGCAGAGCAGTTCTTTCAGAAACGCAGCTAATCTTGATTAAAGATTTCCAGTGATGGATAagccatgacccttggtaaattcaTGCTCACcgttaaaaaattgtgccttatttctagtctgagttTATCTAGCTTCAAGCTTCCAGCAATTGGATCTGTTCCCCCTTTGTCTGCTAGTATGGAGAGCTTTCTATTATCAAAGATCCATTCCCCatgtagatgcttacagagtgTGATCAAGGCACCCCTGAACCTTTTCCCTGGCAGACTAAACCCACTGAGCTTGTACTTTgtacctgctaaacccagggttgtgagctcaatccttgagggggctacttaggaatctggggcaaaatcaatacttggtcctgctagtgaaggcaggggctggactcgatgaccttttggggtccgttccagctctatgagataggtatatctccatatattgatttatttattttttaatcagtcTCACAGCTTCTTGCCAATTTCTCATTAGCCTTGTTGATATTAACACCCTCTCCCTGGAGGAGAAGATACACACAGACTACGCTGCTGTGCACATTACAGACGCCCACCCTTGCGGGCTGCCCCTTCCCGCCGTGACGCTGTTCTCTGGAATACTGAGGTGACTGGAAAATTGACTGGTGACGCCACACTGGTCATTATGAAACAAGCTCTGTCCTAAGTCAAGGGGCTTGCACCGGGCGCAAGTCGAGGCAGGATTTGGTGCTGTGTATCTACGGGGTTTTTTCATGTTCGTTGGTTCCCAAGAATTTTGGAGAAAAAGCTTCACGCCATGATTCGGCTGGGCATTTCACTCAGGGAGGCAGGAGACTCTTGTGGTTCGTCATCAGAAACGCTGGATAGAAAATGCAGCCTTACGCCACATAGCCGGGGTTTGTTTATTCTCTAAGGGCCACAGTCAGAAGCAGTGTTGCAAGATTTCTGGGGACCGGCAGGGTGAGGCCTTAGAAATGGCGAAAGGAGGCAAATTTGAACTTGCCCCGGGTGTTCTGAGAGCACCTGGAGGGGCGTGAATTGCACTCGGCTGCCTAACTGGCATGTTGGCTTGTGCTGAGGGCAGGCCTAGAGCACCTGCAAACAGGTTCTGAAACATGCACCGCCCGCCTAGCGTGAACATTTTTAATGGTCCCTTTCAGCACCAACTACAGATCCTAGAGGAGGGGCTCTCAAActgttgtactggtgacccctttcacacagcaagcctctgagtgcaacccccccttagacattaagaacacttttttatagatttaacaccattataaatgctggaggcaaagcggggtttggggtggaggctgacacctcacgaccccccatgtaataacgtcacgaccccctgaggggtcctgagccccagcttgagaacccctgccctagagtcTGCCTCTGAAGATGTGCAGTATGTGGGGTGGCTGGGACCCAGCAATCGCGGTAACAGGTTTGGACAGACGCTGACTCCCAGGTCAGGTCAGCCCAGCAGCACGGGCTCGCCTGGCCAGCCTGGCCTGTCATGGTGCAGTGGCCAAAGGGGTCTTGCCTTGCGTTTCGCTGCCACGAATGAGACTGACCCACCCGACATGGTGTTACCCCGTTTATCACATTGTCTTCTACCTGCTCTGAGTGTGCCCCAGTCTGGCTGTGTCCAAACCACACCCTCTTTCTTCAGAGCCACACGGTCCACAGCCTTTTTGCCAGTCCTGCCCTGGCACCCTCTCATGGTGTAGATCCTTTCCCAGCCGCAACGGCAGCTACCCCTGCCACAACCAAGTTCTATGCTGCTTTTAGCCCTTCCTTCCCCAGGGCAGATGCTGTTCCTCCGGGCACCAGCTGCGTGGAGTGTAgttctctctcttcccatcctTCTCTGCCATTTAATTCTGTTCCATGCTGTGGACCAGTTCTAGATGCAGCCAAGACAACAGAAGGGCCAGCAATCCTGCAGAGACTAACCCTTTGATCTGCCCTCTGTCTGGTACCATCTGGGCTAGATTTCCCAATTACTCAGTGGGTGTTTTTATTGGATCAGGTGTCCTAGCGATCCCAGAGCCGGCCCATCTCTGTTGATGCAATTAGGCAGGGATTATAGGATTACACCGAGGCTGCCGGATTTACACTCAGCTGCCTGCAGCAATCTTGCTCTGCTGTGTCAGGTACAGTAGCCAGTGAGCAATGCTGTGTGCATCTCTTTGGAGTCAGGCAAGAAAATTGGAAGCTGGGTTAATAGCTATAATACTGGAGCCCGTGCTGCGTAGAGGGTTCAGGATTATGGAGGTAACCTGCCTAGGCATTGGTTTAATGCAGCTGCCAGGGTGGGAGGAATCACAATAAAGGCTGGTGGAATGACTCAGCAGAGGAAATACAGAAGCCACCAGCAAGGTCTTTCTCTCTAGGAATAATGCTCAGAACAGGGAAGCAAAATAAGTTCATGCTATAAAAAGGAAAGCAGAAAACTCCTCCCCCCAGGTAGGGGTTCCTCAGAGTTTTCTCTCTGTATGTGAGGAGCataaattttgacattttctcaATGACccgttttgtttgttttgcaacaattttcatttcaaatttgtAAAAATGTTGTCTGATCTACAAAACAAAACGGACAAAACCGAAAATGCAACACTTCAGCTGACCTGGAACGGGTGTTTTGGGGGAATTTGCCTTCACGGAGAATTTTGAAAGCTTAAAAATCTCAAAACACTTCATGGAAGGGACCTCGCAGCCTCCACGTAGCTCTCGCAACAATACtttgatcatgtcccctcttattcgTCTCCTAAGATAGTCAGCGATCGCTCTTCACCTGACAGTTGTTCCAGGCCCCGAGCCATTCTCCTGCAGTGCACTCCTTGGGTGGGACTGGGCCTGGTTGTTGCCCATCTGCTGACCGCACACATTTGGGGAGCAAAGCCTGAGCTTGCCATGGAATTTCCAATGGCGTTCGCCTTCTCCTGCTGTCCGGTGTTCAGCTGCCACCCCCCTCAGCTTCCCATGGTCACTTTGCGCCCATGTCATTTGCAGGGGTGGCCCCAGGGCCTTACGCCCTTAGAATGAAAACCAAACCCCAGGGAAAATACATAAATTAGTCTTTAATATACAGCCAGGGGCTCCAATGGCCCGGTCACATTACAACGGGCATCACACATGAACAGCCTGTACCACCGGTGCTCAGACAGCGAATGCAGAACGGCCCCCATGGCGGAGCCCCCAGCGTGGGGTTTATTTACACATCAGCAATTGAAGCGGTTACAGTGGACAGAAGAACAACGGCGACTGGGGATACACAGCTTCCAGTGGTCAATGGCATCCCGCTCGGAAAGGCCCTCCTCAGGCCTGGTCCAAAGCCAGCTGAAGCCAAGGGAGAGACTCTCATTGACATTGCTGGGCAACGGACCAGGCCCTGTGGGAGTTCTACGGTACCGGGTGAGGATGGGAACCCAGGCTGGATCTCTTGCTTTGATAGATTTAGATTGTGTGGCTCCCTTCCCCCAGAAACAAACCCCTCCAAACTACAGGTGAAAGGTGCTGGCCGGAGAGCCCTGAGGAATGAAACCCCTTGTGTCTATAGGTGCATCCTGGATATGAGTGAGGGCCGCGTCCCTTGCACTGCCCTGTCGATGTGCCTCAGCTCTGTGCAGGGGCAGCGAATGTCATCTCTGTGGCCCATTCAACCCTTGGCCTGTCTGTGGAGACTGGGCACGAGATGGGTCAGCGAGGGCCAGCTGCCGGAGTGGCTTTTGACTGCCAAGCCCTGTCCaccagagcagtggttcccaaactttttactaCGGTGACCCGCCAACTGCGTTTTGTCTGTTTTTCAGACCCACCATTATGTTTACAAAAGGTCCAGATTCATGGGAGGGGCCCAAAATCACAGGCCAAGGTCCTCACTGCCgctgtctccctcctcccccacgagGGGGCACAGATCACCCACAGCAACCCCTGTCCCTCAGTGTCCCAAACTGAATCCTGGCCCGATGCGGAGGGGAGGCCCCAGGCTGGTGGGGGCGGAGAGCGAACCCTGCCTGTGCTCACCCTCCAGCAATGGCTGCtatcctgcagggctgggcccagctccctgctccgggCACTGCGACCCTCAGGTTTGACCCAGCTGCCCCGCCATCAATGCCCGGAGTGGGGAGCCAGTCCCAGGCACTGCGGGGTGAGTATGAGGTGGGCTTGCtctccacctccccacccccaaaccctcccTCTGCACCAGGCCCATAACCCATCTAGAACCTTCCCATGACCCAGTGGCAGGTCGGGACTCACTGTCTGAGAAACCTTGCACTGGACAATACCCAATGTCTAGCAGGCCATTGCATGGCCATCAGATTTCAATAACCAGCATCAAAGCAGGCAGGGTTCAGGCCAGCACCCTGGGGGGAAGGTTCTCACAGCCCGGTAGAGATTCCCCAAGCCACCTGGTCCCTACTAATCACAAAAGGAACACAGTCACCATTATAACCTGCTACGAGAGCAGCTGTGCAAAGCGGGACGGACATAGTCAAAGTGCAACAAGGTGACGGCTCCTGAGTGTTGTATATGCCCAAACTCACAGGTGCATTTGCGGGGCCAGAGACCCGTGCAGCCACAATAGGATTCTAGGCGGGGGGGCCGCAATGGACCCCCTCCTGGCTGAATGTGTGTTTTACAGGGGGCACTTCTCTGGGACAAAGGATGGAGCTTTTTAACCACACGGCTAATTTTCCCTTGTGCCTGTAGCGCCGTCAGCAGCCCCTTCCATCACAGTCTAGTCCATGACGTAAGGAGATCCTGTGTTCTGATACCAAGCCGCACAAAGTTGGGAGCCGGGGAGAAACACAGGGcctgtctgtgtccagcagcctcagtgAAGTATCCCCATTTCCATGTCAACGAGTCCTGTCTCTTCTGTACCAGCAGGGACATGACTGGCCCTGCGTAAGTAGCAGGAGGGTGAGCCCCTTTGACACGCTTTTGTCCAAGTGCTTTGGTGCCTTTCCATCACAATGGGGAGAACCTGCTGAGGGTTACAGGGTTAGGTACAGCTACAGGCGAGGGGTTCATTCCAGACCCAGCTCATTCCTCTGTCCCGAAGGACCCTGAGAGCCTCTGCCTACCAGGACTCCAGATGGTGACTTTGCAGGTGCCAAGGGGGGATgtactggggggggcagggggctgggggagccagtGCAGCGAGCTCATACCCAGGCCTTGACTTGCGTGCTCCACTCCTTGGCACAGCTGCACAGCCCTCCCTCCTCGTACCAGCGCCACTTCACCCCTTTGTAGACGGCCCGAGCGTAGGGCTGGAAGCATAGGAAGAGGTGGAGGCGCCGCGCCAGGCTGCAGTAGACGGCCATGGCCACCACGATGAGCGGGGACATGATGACGAAGCCGAGGATGATGAGGGCAGAGGAGCTGTTGTCGTCCAGGATGGTTTTGCAGTAGTAGGCGGAGGAGTGCAGCACCTGCAGGAGACGGGAGAAAGGGCAAAGCGGGTCAGAGACctggggcaggagacaggcttCCTTAGTGCCATCGTGCTCACGTGCTGGAtattaactatttcactaggagggtggtgaagccctggaatgggttccctagggaggtggtagaatttccttccttagaggtttttaaggcccggcttgacaaagccctggctgggatgatttaattgggctCTCAGgacagcacaatccatgaaagtGCTTCAGAAACAAGCACCAAAGCTGAATAGTAGCACAACTGAAGGGGTGGaaaagcacagggctgggaaccaggagatcGGGACTCTATGGCCTGCATGTATGAGGGACAAAATGCTCCCTGCAAAAAGCCCACCCCCACTACAGGTGGGGTCCAACCGGCTCCTGTTACTATTTGTAATGGCTCCAAGAGGCCCAGCCAAGGTCAGGGTTCCATAGTGCTAAACAGACACTGAATAaaaatccctgcccccaaagacctCACAGTCGAGATTGCTAAAGGAAGGACAGTTAGTTCTGTTCCCAGAAGGGAGCTGAGACCCAAGGTGTGTCCTCATTGCACAGTTAGCCTGGGCTGCCTGGGTATTGCCCCTAAGCCTGCTCctatccacacacacagccctttcCCCGGAAGCTTTCATCCCAAGCTAGCTGGCCCAGCTAGGCTAGGGGTCAAGTGCCACTTTATGGACAGAGGCTAACCCACTccagtgctgatagtcctccagcgCCTTCCCACAATCCCGCCGTGTGTCCAGAAGGGCAAACAAGTTCTTCAGCAATTCGCGGGGAGAGAATCCTAGAGGGGCTCAGCTTACTGCAGCCTAGAGCCCCATTATTTCAGCAGGTAGTTACAGGGGAGAGGCAGGCTCTTGTTTATCAGATTTGTGTATGCATTGTCGTATGCTAACCCATGGCTGGTGCAATTCATCCCTGCTGCATTGCCATTCGTGCTCACTCACTTCCCTAGCTCACAAGGGCGTCTTgtcactcactcactcaaagcaCTTGGAAAATGCAAAGTCCAACATAAGCGCCCAGTAATACCCTGCACTGGAAGCTGAATTGCAGCCAAACAAATCCCTCCATTCCTTGCCTGTGTTGCAGCCGGTCGGATCAGTGCTGCCACTCATGCCCCTAAACTGAGGCAAACACAACACCTTTGGAAGAAACAAACTACAGCCCATGCAATCCAAACCCAGCAACAGCATGTTCCAAAGCTCCCAGAACAAGCGAGGTTTCAATCTGGAGGAAGTTTTGACTGGCCAGTTACACCCTGCGGGTTTTGTTCAAAAAGCCTTCCTTGGTGCAGACCCTTTTGTTTCAACCTCTGCAGCGCTGACCTCTTTCAATCACTCTCCTAGCTGAGAGCTCATTTTCAAGGTCATGCCATTTCAAAAtggtctctctccttcctcccctcctccccgaggCACTGAGCTGAATGGctgattttatgtttttaatcccccccccccccgcctggcaATTCTCTTGTATAATTAATGCAGAATTAATAGGAGGTAAggaggggagcaaggatgtttTCTGAGAATAGCTGATGGGGTTGATGTCAAGGTCAATTGATTACTGTGATGGAAGCAAATGAAAGCACAGGAATatgttccccctccccatccccgctCGAAAGCGACTGGCCACTAGAAAGATCTTAGACCCAGCCAAGCAAGAAATTAAAACT
Above is a genomic segment from Mauremys reevesii isolate NIE-2019 linkage group 21, ASM1616193v1, whole genome shotgun sequence containing:
- the TMEM88B gene encoding transmembrane protein 88B isoform X2, which codes for MWIPQELAGFCHVSTRPETMIEERERERERKEGGSSESLPGGRAERGHAMRRKSHVLEKNALVLHSSAYYCKTILDDNSSSALIILGFVIMSPLIVVAMAVYCSLARRLHLFLCFQPYARAVYKGVKWRWYEEGGLCSCAKEWSTQVKAWV
- the TMEM88B gene encoding transmembrane protein 88B isoform X1, producing the protein MSDQEIEDFEVDNLSDTSRMIPSLPPYDMDDQLLPLEPRSTCCCWAWTLLIVATNSLVFLGNLLLVAAIFAVVLLPTIVVVYFGFQCHSRVLHSSAYYCKTILDDNSSSALIILGFVIMSPLIVVAMAVYCSLARRLHLFLCFQPYARAVYKGVKWRWYEEGGLCSCAKEWSTQVKAWV